From a region of the Candidatus Acidiferrales bacterium genome:
- a CDS encoding glycosyl hydrolase family 8 produces the protein MQTKTRAMFFLIIATIMLVNPAIVPGADKKGAYYTGVYENLFAELLGKNESQVKSKLDSAFSQLFFGNDSTQRVYFPDSSDSTMAYVEDIANHDVRTEGMSYGMMIAVQMDNKNVFNRIWKWAKSYMQVKSGPHEGYFAWHCRPDGTLLDSNAASDGEQWFVMSLFFASARWGNGDGIYNYTAEAQKILYTMMHKEDDPAHDKVTNMFNNERRLVVFVPTVSADGFTDPSYQLPHYYELWSRWADKDNQFWCDAASTSRKLIREAANPTTGLCPDYCNFDGTIVTFWHGGHQDFRFDAWRVAMNVAVDYEWFMADDWESTECNRLLAFFRSEGINSYGNQYALEGKRLGNDHSTGLVAMNAVAALASTSDDRKAFVEALWNARVPAGLYRYYDGMLYMLAMLQVSGNFKIYDPTGKPVPACGK, from the coding sequence ATGCAGACGAAAACACGGGCAATGTTTTTTCTAATCATAGCGACAATTATGCTCGTCAATCCGGCAATCGTACCGGGGGCTGATAAGAAGGGAGCTTACTATACAGGGGTTTATGAAAACCTGTTTGCAGAATTGTTGGGTAAGAATGAGTCACAGGTAAAATCCAAACTCGACAGCGCTTTCAGCCAGTTATTTTTTGGGAACGACAGCACACAGCGGGTGTATTTCCCTGACAGCTCCGACTCTACCATGGCATATGTCGAGGATATTGCGAACCATGATGTCCGGACTGAAGGCATGTCTTATGGGATGATGATTGCGGTGCAAATGGATAACAAGAATGTGTTCAATCGGATTTGGAAGTGGGCAAAGTCTTACATGCAGGTCAAAAGTGGTCCGCACGAAGGATATTTCGCATGGCACTGCAGACCCGACGGGACACTTCTTGACTCGAACGCCGCGTCCGACGGTGAGCAATGGTTCGTGATGTCCCTGTTTTTCGCGTCGGCGAGATGGGGAAACGGCGATGGGATTTACAATTATACGGCAGAAGCGCAAAAGATTTTGTACACCATGATGCACAAGGAAGACGACCCGGCGCATGACAAAGTAACTAATATGTTCAATAATGAGAGGAGGCTGGTCGTTTTCGTCCCGACTGTTAGCGCCGACGGATTTACTGACCCATCATACCAGCTTCCTCATTATTATGAGCTTTGGTCGCGATGGGCAGATAAGGATAATCAATTTTGGTGTGATGCTGCTTCAACAAGTCGAAAGCTTATAAGGGAGGCCGCAAACCCGACCACCGGATTGTGCCCCGACTACTGCAACTTCGACGGAACCATTGTGACTTTTTGGCATGGTGGACATCAGGATTTCAGATTTGATGCCTGGCGTGTTGCCATGAACGTTGCCGTTGATTATGAATGGTTCATGGCTGATGATTGGGAATCAACCGAATGCAACCGCCTGCTGGCTTTTTTTCGATCGGAGGGAATAAATAGTTATGGAAATCAATACGCGCTTGAGGGGAAGAGACTTGGAAACGATCACAGCACGGGTTTGGTAGCGATGAACGCAGTCGCTGCGCTCGCTTCCACGAGTGATGACAGGAAAGCGTTTGTCGAAGCATTGTGGAATGCCAGAGTGCCGGCTGGTCTGTACCGATACTATGACGGCATGCTATACATGCTGGCAATGCTGCAAGTGAGCGGAAATTTTAAAATTTATGACCCGACGGGCAAGCCGGTTCCGGCCTGCGGGAAATAA